A genome region from Myripristis murdjan chromosome 16, fMyrMur1.1, whole genome shotgun sequence includes the following:
- the trim35-28 gene encoding tripartite motif containing 35-28 → MAESMDEEMYDATCPLQEDLTCPVCKGIFQDPVLLPCTHSFCRQCLEKSLQLNRTCPVCRKPCDGSQPIANRALSDACESFLKENRRPQYRPVPADHCNLHHRALQLYCVKDEEPVCVDCVPQHCSHQLLPIERGVPLCQEELLVKAQILEKKVDLYKKMKQKFSNTVQYIKDQAGQAEKQIKAEFERLRQALITEECLRLRALAVEEEHKISVMENLIAVTAHDITSLTEMVDSLKKEMSKEDVNFLRNFQNLKRTARWTSDDPELPADSLLNMGKHVGSLSFNIWKSMQQHVKHNPVVLNPNTASPWLSLNADLTSMKESTERQMLPDNPERFDPCVFVLGTEGFTTGKHRWDIIVGDNPKWMVGVCKESVSRKKKFTVSTDRGVWSIGLSKGVYSAMTPKRTALAVEQRPERIRVKLNMDKGEVSFWDGETAKHLCTLTNKFNERIYPLFGPGLSSTPMVLCPAKVAVHTS, encoded by the exons ATGGCTGAAAGTATGGACGAAGAAATGTACGATGCAACCTGTCCGCTTCAGGAAGACCTGACGTGCCCCGTGTGTAAGGGGATCTTTCAGGACCCGGTGCTGCTTCCCTGCACCCACAGCTTCTGTCGGCAGTGCCTGGAGAAAAGCCTGCAGCTGAACAGGACGTGTCCCGTGTGTAGGAAGCCGTGTGATGGATCCCAGCCCATCGCCAACCGAGCGCTCAGCGACGCCTGTGAGTCTTTCCTGAAGGAGAACCGGCGGCCGCAGTACCGGCCGGTCCCCGCCGACCACTGCAACCTGCACCACCGGGCTCTCCAGCTCTACTGTGTGAAGGACgaggagcctgtgtgtgtggactgtgtgCCACAACACTGCTCACACCAGCTGCTGCCCATCGAGAGGGGAGTGCCCCTCTGCCAG GAGGAGCTGCTCGTCAAAGCCcagattttggaaaaaaaggtgGACTTGTACAAGAAGATGAAGCAGAAATTCAGCAACACAGTGCAATACATTAAG GACCAGGCCgggcaggcagagaaacagatcAAGGCAGAGTTCGAGAGGCTCCGCCAGGCGCTGATCACTGAGGAATGTCTCAGACTGAGGGCCCTGGCTGTTGAGGAGGAGCACAAGATTTCTGTCATGGAGAATTTGATAGCCGTGACAGCCCATGACATCACCTCTCTGACTGAGATGGTTGACTCTCTGAAGAAAGAGATGTCCAAAGAGGATGTAAACTTCTTGCGG aaTTTCCAGAATTTAAAAAGAAC AGCCCGCTGGACGTCAGATGACCCAGAGCTCCCTGCGGACTCCCTCCTCAACATGGGCAAGCATGTCGGCTCTTTGAGCTTCAACATCTGGAAGAGCATGCAGCAACATGTCAAACACA ACCCAGTGGTGCTGAACCCCAACACGGCCTCTCCGTGGCTGTCTTTGAATGCTGACCTGACCTCTATGAAAGAAAGCACAGAGCGGCAGATGCTCCCTGACAACCCGGAGCGGTTCGATCCCTGTGTCTTTGTCCTGGGCACCGAAGGGTTCACGACTGGCAAACACCGATGGGATATAATTGTCGGCGACAACCCCAAGTGGATGGTGGGAGTGTGCAAAGAGTCGGTGTCCCGAAAAAAGAAGTTCACCGTTTCCACAGACCGCGGCGTGTGGTCCATTGGGTTGAGCAAAGGAGTGTACAGCGCCATGACCCCAAAGCGCACGGCTCTGGCCGTGGAGCAGCGTCCAGAGAGGATCCGCGTCAAACTGAACATGGATAAGGGAGAGGTGTCATTTTGGGACGGTGAAACAGCGAAGCACCTGTGCACACTTACGAATAAGTTTAATGAGAGGATTTATCCACTGTTTGGCCCTGGACTCTCTAGTACACCGATGGTTCTGTGTCCAGCTAAGGTGGCTGTACACACCTCATAA